A genomic stretch from Candidatus Eisenbacteria bacterium includes:
- a CDS encoding Xaa-Pro peptidase family protein encodes MRSDIPKLMKERGIGAIVILGGGTNNPVMTYMTGPTKLMRSVYVMKNDGSALLVHNPMERDEARETGIPCMSWPEIGLKRFVEEEKSELKGEARMIGSALEKLGVRGKVCFYGKFEASRLLAIVDFLKQRMSGLEIGLDEDKSVFDVARTTKDEHEVKRMRDVARRTCESIALVRDLLFSCPIKDDRLIKADGGRLKIGDLRSLLRTELIKRGLVEEGGTIISMGRDSAVPHNHGNDDDEVRPGRTIVMDVFPGEIGAGYAFDITRTYCVGEVPNEVQKIYQDVREAQRMSIESLRIDSPARLYQERVCDFFESRGYRTIRQDDGIEEGYVHGLGHGIGLEVQEKMRLAGPETNVDLIQRGSVFTVEPGLYYPSKGIGVRIEDVVYARPDGKFEVLMDFPRELSPTRIA; translated from the coding sequence ATGAGAAGTGACATCCCCAAACTGATGAAAGAACGAGGCATAGGCGCGATCGTGATTCTGGGTGGAGGCACAAATAACCCCGTGATGACTTACATGACGGGGCCCACCAAACTGATGCGTTCCGTATACGTCATGAAGAACGATGGGAGCGCTCTTCTCGTGCATAATCCGATGGAGAGAGATGAAGCGAGAGAGACGGGCATTCCGTGCATGTCCTGGCCGGAGATAGGTCTCAAGCGATTTGTCGAAGAAGAGAAGAGTGAGCTCAAGGGTGAGGCCAGGATGATAGGGAGCGCCCTGGAGAAGCTCGGCGTGAGAGGGAAGGTCTGCTTCTACGGAAAATTCGAAGCCAGCCGCCTTCTGGCCATCGTCGACTTCCTGAAACAGAGAATGAGCGGCCTGGAAATAGGGCTCGATGAGGACAAGAGCGTCTTTGACGTCGCCAGAACCACCAAGGACGAGCACGAAGTCAAGAGAATGAGGGACGTGGCCAGAAGAACGTGCGAGAGCATCGCTTTGGTCAGGGATCTTCTCTTCTCCTGTCCCATAAAGGACGACCGTCTGATAAAGGCGGACGGCGGCCGTCTCAAGATCGGCGACCTGCGATCTCTCCTTCGTACGGAACTTATCAAGCGCGGGCTGGTCGAGGAGGGCGGCACGATCATATCGATGGGACGAGATTCGGCCGTGCCTCACAACCACGGCAACGACGACGACGAGGTGAGACCGGGACGTACGATCGTGATGGACGTTTTCCCCGGAGAGATAGGCGCCGGCTACGCCTTCGACATCACCAGGACCTACTGTGTCGGGGAAGTCCCGAACGAAGTCCAGAAGATATACCAGGACGTGCGTGAAGCACAGAGAATGTCCATCGAATCACTCCGAATCGATTCTCCGGCGCGGCTCTATCAGGAAAGAGTCTGTGATTTCTTCGAGAGCCGTGGCTATCGCACGATCCGCCAGGACGACGGGATCGAAGAGGGTTACGTGCACGGGCTCGGTCATGGCATAGGTCTCGAGGTGCAGGAAAAGATGCGCCTCGCGGGGCCCGAGACGAACGTCGACCTGATTCAACGCGGTTCCGTGTTCACCGTGGAGCCGGGTCTCTACTATCCGTCAAAGGGGATCGGCGTCAGAATCGAGGACGTCGTTTACGCCCGACCGGACGGAAAGTTCGAGGTGCTAATGGACTTTCCGAGAGAGCTTTCCCCGACTCGCATAGCTTGA
- a CDS encoding FAD-dependent oxidoreductase, with the protein MRVNRRRILIIGGGAVGPKAASRARRLDPEADIKIIEKGEYVSYGACGMPYYVSGDVPNSAQLLARSPEYFREQLDVEVLTETQVMSIDRERRLAHCADLTGRRFPLPYDNLVIATGADPVIPPFEGRELAGIFKFKNLSDAVAISEYVKRQEPRRAAIIGAGLIGLEMAEAFKAKGMAVTIVEMLDWPLPTLVDFEVGALVAKHLEEKGVSLILSQKALGFQGTAGGRVKRLSTEADTVECDIALVVVGVRPNTALAREAGLEIGATGAIRVNEFLQTSDPAIYAGGDCVECTHLLTGKTVFVPLGSTANKHGRIIGTNVAGGHDAFPGILGTAIAKVFEMSVGRTGLTEQEAKAAGYGVVSSTVTTNDKAGYYPGSKTLTLKLLAEEKTGKIIGAQCAGEGEIAKRIDVIATAMSCGMNASRLANLDLAYAPPFSPAMDAVHHAANVVRNKIDGIAKGISPRELKKKLNGQEDLLVLDVRTKTEWNRVRIEDPKIQHVPLSELARTGHELCEGKEVVTLCHSSVRAYHAQKMLERKGCKNIKFLDGSLAAWPYKVRKQQPS; encoded by the coding sequence ATGCGGGTCAACCGTAGGAGAATTCTGATAATTGGAGGCGGCGCCGTGGGTCCAAAGGCTGCCTCTCGTGCGCGAAGGCTCGATCCGGAAGCCGACATCAAGATAATCGAAAAGGGCGAGTACGTGTCCTACGGTGCCTGTGGGATGCCCTATTACGTCTCCGGTGACGTGCCGAATTCCGCGCAGTTACTTGCCAGAAGTCCCGAGTATTTCAGAGAGCAACTGGACGTGGAAGTTCTCACGGAAACACAGGTCATGTCCATCGACAGAGAACGAAGGCTGGCACATTGTGCCGATCTGACCGGAAGGCGGTTTCCCTTGCCCTACGACAATCTCGTGATTGCCACCGGGGCGGACCCCGTCATCCCACCCTTCGAAGGTCGAGAACTGGCCGGCATATTCAAGTTCAAGAATCTTTCCGACGCCGTCGCAATCTCCGAATACGTCAAGAGGCAGGAACCCAGGAGAGCCGCGATCATCGGCGCGGGTCTAATAGGCCTCGAAATGGCGGAAGCCTTCAAGGCAAAGGGAATGGCCGTGACGATCGTGGAAATGCTCGACTGGCCGCTTCCCACTCTCGTGGACTTTGAAGTGGGAGCGCTGGTGGCCAAGCACCTTGAAGAAAAGGGAGTGAGTCTAATTCTTTCGCAGAAAGCCCTGGGCTTCCAGGGGACGGCCGGAGGACGCGTCAAGAGGCTGAGTACCGAGGCCGACACAGTGGAATGCGACATCGCGCTCGTGGTTGTCGGAGTGCGGCCGAACACCGCTCTGGCTCGCGAAGCCGGCCTCGAGATCGGAGCCACCGGTGCGATCCGAGTGAACGAATTTCTTCAGACAAGCGACCCCGCAATCTATGCCGGTGGCGATTGCGTAGAATGCACCCATTTGCTCACCGGTAAAACAGTTTTCGTTCCCCTGGGTTCCACCGCCAACAAACATGGAAGAATCATCGGCACGAACGTCGCCGGCGGGCACGACGCCTTTCCCGGCATATTGGGGACTGCCATAGCCAAGGTCTTTGAAATGAGCGTGGGACGCACGGGCCTCACGGAACAAGAAGCGAAGGCGGCGGGATACGGGGTAGTTTCCTCCACGGTCACGACCAATGACAAGGCCGGCTATTACCCCGGCAGCAAGACGCTGACACTCAAACTGCTGGCGGAAGAGAAGACGGGCAAGATCATAGGGGCACAGTGCGCCGGTGAGGGCGAGATTGCGAAGAGGATAGACGTGATAGCCACGGCCATGAGTTGCGGCATGAATGCTTCAAGGTTGGCCAATCTTGATCTCGCGTACGCTCCTCCTTTCAGCCCCGCAATGGATGCCGTCCATCACGCGGCCAACGTGGTCAGAAACAAGATCGACGGAATCGCAAAGGGTATTTCCCCGCGAGAGTTGAAGAAAAAGCTCAACGGTCAGGAGGATCTCCTGGTCCTTGATGTCCGCACCAAGACCGAATGGAACCGCGTGAGGATAGAGGATCCGAAGATCCAGCACGTTCCTTTGAGCGAACTCGCGCGCACCGGCCACGAGCTCTGCGAGGGCAAGGAGGTGGTCACGCTCTGCCATTCAAGCGTGAGGGCCTACCACGCTCAAAAAATGCTGGAGAGAAAGGGATGCAAGAACATCAAGTTCTTGGACGGAAGCCTGGCGGCCTGGCCATACAAGGTCAGAAAGCAACAACCTTCCTAG
- a CDS encoding ABC transporter permease: protein MRISNVRTVFWKEVVDSVRDSRTIFLMIALPLVIYPALFTGMGYFEQMVREKQEETAVSVAVVNAEKASGLLAFLKEQGKVDVLSVSGSRGDDPGQMIRQRVARVALVVPDGFETALEGGHVTEVDVLYDGADMNSIGGRDRITSLLAEYGNRVVRQRLESRGLDVSILETVKAKPRNVATAREMGAFAIGTMVPFLLIILMSAGAQHTAIDVTVGEKERSTLETVLVTSASRTEIVLGKFAAVMLFSLATALMGLVGLLFTMYSGLSFMSAIAEGKMSVSAGTVLILLLSLVPVMIFLSAAFMAIGCFAKSIKEGQTYSSYFYMVIMLAAVVTIFPGLEFGLKGYAVPLVGVLFLEKEVLMGSFNILHIAVASLSTLVIAVGAIFLSVRLFSNEKVMFRV from the coding sequence ATGAGAATTAGCAACGTTCGAACGGTTTTCTGGAAGGAAGTCGTAGACTCGGTCAGAGACAGTCGCACCATCTTTCTCATGATAGCCCTCCCACTTGTGATATACCCGGCTCTGTTCACCGGTATGGGTTATTTCGAACAAATGGTGCGAGAAAAGCAAGAAGAAACCGCCGTCTCCGTCGCCGTCGTGAACGCAGAGAAAGCCTCCGGCCTGCTCGCCTTTCTCAAGGAGCAGGGCAAGGTGGACGTCCTCTCTGTGTCGGGGAGCCGGGGGGACGATCCGGGCCAGATGATAAGACAGAGAGTCGCCAGGGTAGCACTCGTCGTGCCCGACGGATTCGAGACCGCACTCGAAGGGGGACACGTCACAGAAGTTGACGTGCTCTACGATGGCGCCGACATGAACTCCATCGGCGGAAGAGACAGGATCACGTCTCTGCTCGCTGAATATGGAAACCGCGTCGTCAGACAAAGACTCGAGAGCAGAGGACTGGACGTGTCCATTCTGGAGACGGTCAAGGCCAAACCCCGTAACGTGGCGACGGCCCGCGAGATGGGCGCATTTGCAATCGGAACAATGGTGCCGTTCTTGCTCATAATTCTTATGTCTGCCGGCGCCCAGCACACGGCCATAGACGTGACGGTGGGGGAGAAGGAGAGGAGCACGCTGGAGACGGTGCTTGTGACTTCTGCCTCGAGAACGGAGATAGTTCTCGGAAAATTCGCGGCTGTCATGCTCTTCTCGCTTGCCACGGCGCTCATGGGTCTCGTGGGGCTTCTCTTCACCATGTACAGCGGCTTGTCTTTCATGAGCGCCATTGCGGAAGGCAAGATGAGCGTTTCGGCCGGCACGGTCTTGATTCTTCTTCTCAGCCTCGTGCCGGTGATGATTTTTCTTTCGGCTGCGTTCATGGCCATCGGCTGCTTCGCAAAGAGCATCAAGGAGGGGCAAACATATTCCTCCTACTTCTACATGGTGATAATGCTTGCCGCGGTAGTGACCATTTTCCCGGGTCTTGAATTTGGGCTGAAAGGTTACGCCGTTCCGCTCGTGGGCGTGCTCTTTCTGGAGAAAGAGGTGCTGATGGGCAGCTTCAACATACTCCACATCGCCGTGGCGTCCCTGTCGACTCTCGTCATTGCGGTCGGGGCGATCTTCTTGTCCGTGAGACTATTCTCGAACGAGAAGGTGATGTTTCGGGTCTAG
- a CDS encoding ATP-binding cassette domain-containing protein, translating into MVQAKALTKTFRDGKRGDVVAANELSFECPPGTVFGLLGRNGAGKTTTLRMLATILAPTSGTAIVDGYDIVREPSKVREKIGFLSGDTKLYDRLTGRETLTYFGRLAGIGNKALEARIDELCTQFDLADVLETRVGKMSTGMKQKISVARVIIHYPSVLILDEPTLGLDVVNARATFDLIRRWKADGKSIIFSTHIMTEAERLCDEVGIIEKGRLLAKGSPSELLKAHGGADLEDVFIRLVSPN; encoded by the coding sequence TTGGTTCAGGCGAAAGCTCTCACAAAGACCTTCCGTGACGGGAAGCGAGGAGACGTCGTGGCGGCCAACGAGCTCAGTTTTGAATGCCCGCCCGGAACCGTCTTCGGACTTCTTGGAAGAAACGGGGCCGGCAAGACAACGACGTTACGCATGCTCGCCACGATTCTGGCGCCGACCTCCGGGACGGCGATCGTCGACGGATACGACATAGTGCGCGAGCCCTCGAAAGTGAGGGAGAAAATAGGTTTCTTGTCCGGTGACACCAAACTCTACGACAGACTTACAGGCAGAGAGACCCTGACGTATTTCGGCAGGCTTGCGGGCATCGGGAACAAAGCACTCGAGGCAAGGATCGATGAGCTTTGCACTCAATTTGACTTGGCCGACGTTCTGGAGACAAGGGTCGGCAAGATGTCTACCGGCATGAAGCAGAAGATATCGGTGGCCAGGGTTATCATCCACTACCCGTCCGTGCTCATTCTGGATGAACCGACTCTCGGCCTGGACGTGGTGAATGCACGCGCGACCTTCGATCTGATACGACGTTGGAAGGCCGACGGGAAGTCGATCATCTTTTCAACTCACATCATGACTGAAGCGGAAAGACTCTGCGACGAAGTGGGGATAATCGAGAAGGGAAGACTTCTGGCCAAGGGTTCGCCTTCCGAGCTTCTCAAAGCTCACGGTGGCGCAGACCTTGAAGACGTGTTCATCAGGCTCGTCAGCCCGAACTAG
- a CDS encoding ATP-dependent DNA helicase, producing MRAFKPEESCTVVPQEDILAGLNEAQRQAVVHDKGPLLIVAGAGTGKTSVVVRRIAHLIASKRANPGEIMALTFTDKAAAEMEERVDVLVPYGYTDVWISTFHAFGDRVLREHALEMGLTPEFKVLTQPEQIIFLREHLFEFPLSYYRPLSDPTKFISAMVTVFSRAKDEDVSPAEYLDYARALAEQSRLRPEDEELRERARKELEIADCYQLYQDLMTREGNVDFGDQVNLTLRLFRTHPTVLRRYRERFRYILVDEFQDTNYAQFELVKLLAGEGENVTVVGDDDQSIYKFRGAAISNILGFMDAYPQAKQIVLTTNYRTPQSILDCAYRLIRFNNPDRLEVKNSIDKRLVSTKDEARPPEHLHLEAVSSEADVVAKLIEEKVASGKYAYKDFAILVRSNNDADPFLRALNMRGVPHRFSGSRGLYGREEVRLLISFLHSIADFDDSPSLYYLAGSEIYGTDQVDLVKLNNFARRRNLTLHEVFELLTQTGVAGETGRAVADPTELPEVSEDTQRNVRRLMSDIRRYLMLSREKPAGEILYGFITDTGYLRRLSSEASSVADEQIRNIAKFFDMLRAFASVSIHDDVHNFVAHLDMLAEAGDNPAVAEADLDVDAVNALTIHKAKGLEFRVVFLVSLVSQRFPVPHRKEPIELPEPLVKDILPTGDFHLQEERRLFYVGMTRAEEELYLTSARDYGGTRPKKVSQFVMEALDLPKTTPAPFKSSAIEAIERNAGVPPERLPPAMRPLSPEESLTLSHLQVDDYETCPLKYKYVHILRVPIMRHHAVVYGSALHKAVQEYLRRKRESRRMSLDELLVVFEASWVSEGFLTREHEEQRFEAGERAMRRFFEEEEARGRMPTHVEKEFCFFVDKNRVIGRWDRIDESEGEVRIVDFKSSDVHTQKDADKKTKGSLQLQIYALAYKRAFDRMPDFVELHFLETGLVGRRAVEEDDLAEAEERIGEAARGIRARRFDAAPGHLSCKYCAYSGICPDSKKP from the coding sequence TTGAGAGCTTTCAAACCCGAGGAATCCTGCACGGTCGTTCCCCAGGAAGACATCCTGGCGGGACTGAACGAAGCGCAGAGACAGGCGGTCGTTCACGACAAAGGTCCTCTGCTGATTGTCGCCGGCGCAGGAACCGGGAAGACCTCCGTAGTAGTGAGAAGAATAGCCCACCTCATCGCCTCAAAGAGGGCGAACCCGGGCGAGATAATGGCTCTGACCTTCACGGACAAGGCCGCCGCCGAGATGGAGGAAAGGGTCGACGTACTCGTCCCCTACGGTTACACGGACGTCTGGATAAGCACCTTTCACGCGTTCGGCGACAGAGTGCTGAGAGAGCACGCTCTCGAGATGGGTTTGACGCCGGAGTTCAAGGTTCTCACGCAGCCGGAGCAGATCATTTTTCTCAGGGAGCACCTCTTTGAGTTTCCTCTTTCATACTACCGGCCGCTGAGCGATCCGACGAAGTTCATCAGCGCAATGGTGACGGTCTTCAGCAGAGCCAAGGACGAGGACGTGAGTCCGGCCGAGTATCTGGACTATGCGCGGGCTCTCGCCGAACAGAGCAGACTCCGACCCGAGGACGAGGAGCTTCGCGAGAGGGCGCGGAAGGAACTGGAGATAGCGGACTGTTATCAGCTTTACCAGGACCTGATGACCAGAGAGGGAAACGTGGACTTCGGCGATCAGGTCAATCTTACGTTGAGACTCTTTCGTACGCATCCGACCGTACTCAGACGATACCGGGAGAGATTTCGCTACATCCTGGTGGATGAGTTCCAGGACACAAACTACGCGCAGTTCGAGCTCGTGAAGCTTCTGGCCGGCGAAGGGGAAAACGTCACCGTCGTCGGCGACGACGACCAGAGCATTTACAAATTCAGAGGGGCGGCGATCAGCAACATTCTGGGATTCATGGACGCATATCCGCAGGCTAAACAGATTGTGCTGACCACAAACTACAGAACTCCTCAGTCCATTCTTGACTGTGCCTACAGACTCATCAGATTCAACAACCCCGATAGGCTCGAGGTCAAGAACTCGATAGACAAGAGATTGGTTTCCACGAAGGACGAGGCTCGCCCTCCCGAGCATCTTCATCTTGAAGCGGTCTCCAGCGAGGCGGACGTCGTTGCAAAGCTGATCGAAGAAAAGGTCGCATCGGGCAAGTACGCATACAAGGATTTCGCGATTCTCGTTCGCTCGAACAATGACGCCGATCCTTTCCTCCGGGCCCTGAACATGCGAGGCGTGCCGCACAGATTTTCGGGAAGCAGGGGACTCTACGGAAGAGAAGAGGTGAGGCTTCTGATTTCCTTTCTTCACTCGATAGCCGACTTTGACGACAGCCCGAGTCTCTACTACTTGGCGGGTTCGGAAATATATGGGACGGACCAGGTCGATCTGGTGAAGCTCAATAATTTTGCGAGAAGAAGAAATCTGACCCTGCACGAAGTGTTTGAGCTTCTGACTCAGACCGGAGTGGCGGGCGAAACGGGTCGCGCCGTGGCCGATCCCACTGAACTCCCTGAAGTCTCGGAAGACACGCAACGGAACGTCCGGAGACTGATGTCGGACATCAGACGTTACTTGATGCTCTCGAGGGAGAAACCGGCAGGAGAGATACTCTACGGTTTCATCACGGATACGGGCTATTTGCGGAGGCTGAGCAGCGAGGCGTCCTCCGTGGCCGACGAGCAGATCAGAAACATCGCGAAGTTCTTTGACATGTTGCGGGCATTCGCCTCGGTGTCGATCCACGACGACGTGCACAATTTTGTTGCCCACCTGGACATGCTGGCCGAGGCCGGAGATAATCCTGCGGTTGCGGAGGCAGATCTTGACGTTGACGCGGTCAACGCGCTCACAATTCACAAGGCAAAAGGACTGGAATTCAGAGTGGTATTCCTGGTGAGCCTGGTCTCCCAGAGGTTCCCGGTTCCGCACAGGAAGGAGCCCATCGAACTGCCCGAACCTCTCGTCAAAGACATTTTGCCGACGGGTGATTTTCATCTTCAGGAGGAAAGAAGACTTTTCTACGTGGGTATGACGAGAGCCGAAGAAGAGCTCTATCTCACGAGCGCTCGCGACTACGGAGGAACCAGGCCGAAGAAGGTGAGCCAGTTTGTGATGGAAGCGCTCGACCTTCCCAAGACGACTCCGGCTCCGTTCAAGTCGTCCGCGATTGAAGCCATCGAGCGAAATGCGGGCGTGCCGCCGGAGAGACTGCCTCCGGCAATGAGACCCCTTTCGCCGGAAGAGAGTCTTACGCTGAGTCATCTTCAGGTGGACGACTACGAGACTTGCCCACTCAAGTACAAGTACGTCCACATACTCAGGGTTCCCATCATGAGGCATCACGCCGTCGTGTACGGCAGCGCCCTGCACAAGGCGGTTCAGGAGTACCTGCGGAGAAAACGCGAGAGCCGCCGCATGAGCTTGGACGAGCTTCTTGTGGTCTTCGAGGCCTCGTGGGTAAGCGAGGGATTCTTGACGCGAGAGCATGAGGAACAGCGGTTCGAAGCCGGCGAGAGGGCAATGAGAAGGTTCTTCGAGGAAGAGGAGGCGCGCGGCCGAATGCCGACGCACGTGGAGAAGGAATTCTGTTTTTTTGTCGACAAGAACAGGGTCATAGGAAGGTGGGACAGGATTGACGAGAGTGAAGGCGAAGTAAGAATCGTAGACTTCAAGTCTTCCGATGTGCATACTCAGAAGGACGCGGACAAAAAAACGAAGGGCAGCCTACAGCTTCAGATATACGCTCTCGCGTACAAGAGAGCATTTGATAGAATGCCGGATTTTGTCGAACTGCATTTTCTGGAGACGGGTCTTGTGGGGCGCCGCGCAGTAGAAGAAGATGATCTTGCCGAGGCCGAAGAGAGAATAGGAGAAGCTGCGAGGGGCATCAGGGCCCGGAGATTTGACGCGGCGCCGGGTCATCTTTCCTGCAAGTATTGTGCGTACAGCGGCATCTGCCCCGACTCGAAGAAACCATAA
- a CDS encoding SDR family oxidoreductase: MTSRRKNMSTAHPGNVTLSGKVALVTGGGAGAGRAISLALGRSGATVMVNYRSRKKLAEKVAEEVRAFGGEARVVRADVSLPRGAGAAVDAVIRSFGRLDILVNNVGDFLYRPILNVTPDEWRGIMRSNLDSAFHCSIRAIPHMKRRRWGRIVNIGVAGCDDVRAFPNTTAYNISKTGILILSKSLAKEVASFGITVNVVAPGMVDTGVLSRSALKEIEKKIPMKRAASPEEIARAITFLASEDASYVTGSCITISGGWLL, encoded by the coding sequence ATGACAAGTAGGCGCAAGAACATGAGTACGGCGCACCCCGGAAACGTGACCCTTTCAGGCAAGGTCGCACTCGTCACCGGGGGGGGCGCCGGCGCCGGCAGAGCGATCTCCCTCGCGCTCGGCAGGTCGGGCGCGACTGTCATGGTGAATTATCGCTCCAGGAAGAAGCTCGCCGAGAAGGTGGCGGAGGAGGTACGGGCGTTCGGCGGAGAGGCACGCGTGGTGCGCGCCGACGTCTCACTGCCGCGCGGAGCCGGGGCGGCCGTTGACGCCGTAATCCGCAGCTTCGGCAGGCTGGACATACTCGTGAACAACGTGGGAGATTTCCTGTACAGACCGATCCTCAACGTGACACCGGACGAGTGGCGCGGCATCATGCGGAGCAATCTTGATAGCGCCTTCCACTGTTCGATCCGAGCGATTCCCCACATGAAAAGACGGCGGTGGGGCAGGATCGTGAACATCGGTGTTGCCGGATGCGATGACGTGAGAGCATTTCCGAACACGACTGCCTACAACATCTCTAAGACCGGAATCCTGATCTTGAGCAAGTCCCTCGCAAAGGAAGTCGCGTCTTTCGGCATCACCGTAAACGTCGTGGCCCCGGGGATGGTCGATACGGGTGTTCTTTCCCGATCTGCCTTGAAGGAAATCGAGAAAAAGATTCCGATGAAGCGGGCGGCGAGTCCCGAGGAAATCGCGCGCGCGATCACGTTTCTTGCTTCTGAAGATGCCTCCTACGTAACCGGTTCCTGTATTACCATCTCTGGAGGATGGCTCCTCTGA
- a CDS encoding GNAT family N-acetyltransferase: MQIRKARSADIEQVTELSLTMQGYHAAFDGVFALTENAREGLASFLGKCVRSRKRLLIVAEEDNRIVGYALATLASRPPIFRQREYGFIEDVFVAEKYRNRGITKRMLDATYSWFRKHGIKEAVLTVHAKNRLGIMVWEREGFETVFLRKRKWI, from the coding sequence ATGCAGATCAGAAAGGCAAGATCGGCCGACATCGAACAGGTGACGGAACTCAGCTTGACCATGCAAGGGTATCACGCCGCCTTTGACGGAGTCTTTGCTCTGACCGAAAATGCTCGAGAGGGACTGGCGTCGTTTCTTGGAAAGTGCGTGCGCTCGAGGAAGAGACTCCTCATCGTGGCAGAGGAGGACAACAGAATCGTTGGCTATGCGCTGGCGACGCTTGCCTCGAGGCCGCCGATATTCCGGCAGAGAGAGTATGGTTTCATCGAAGATGTCTTTGTTGCGGAGAAATACAGAAACCGTGGAATCACCAAGCGAATGCTGGACGCGACGTATTCATGGTTTAGGAAACACGGGATCAAGGAAGCCGTGCTGACGGTTCATGCCAAGAACAGGCTCGGGATCATGGTGTGGGAAAGAGAGGGATTTGAAACGGTCTTCCTGAGAAAGCGGAAGTGGATATGA